The Nocardia sp. NBC_00508 nucleotide sequence GTGGCCCGCCCGGGCCAGTTCGACAGCGAGGTGATGCACGTGTCTGCCGAGCCCGCCGACGACGACCGGCGGGTACTCCCACGACACCATCAAAATCTTCATGCATGTCCTTCTGCGGCGGAGCCCGGGTCCGCTGGGTCGGTGCTCTGGTCCGTGGTGACGGGGCCCGATCCCGGCGCGGTGGCGGATGCTGCCCCGGTGGCGCTGGGTACGGACCCGGCGGAAGTCAATCGTCGCGCGTCCACGCCGGGGAAGAGTCCGTCAGCCGCCCCCCATCCTGCCGCCAATTGCCGTGCTTTGGCGACTTGGCCCGCGCCGACGGCCGCGGCGATCTCCCGCACCGCGTGAGCGTGCCGGTGTGCGCGGTCGCGCGCGTAGCCCGCCGCGGAATCCTTGCTGACCATGAACGCCCAGTCGCTCGACACGGTCAGGATCGCCTCGCGCAGCAGTTGATCGGCAACCTGGTCGCGCAAGCCGGGCGCCCCGCCCTGTGCCGCGCGCATCTTGTCGATGGTGTCCAGCGTGAGCCGCACGACGTCGTCGTTGAGCTCGACGAGGTCGCGCACCTGCTCGCCGGCCCACACCCGCCAATCCTTGCCCGAACCCCAGGACGAGTCGGCCAGCGGCACCGGTTCGCCCAGGTAGCCGCGCTCGCGCGCGTCGGCGAGCGTGCCAACGGTGACGCCTGCTTCCGGCAGCGCGCGCAGCACCTGGGCCAGCCATTGCGGACCCTCGTGCCACCAGTGGCCGAACAGTTCGGTGTCGAACGCGGCGACGACCAGGGCGGGCCGCCCGATCCGCGCGGACTCGGCGACCAGCCGCTCCCGCACGGTCCGCACGAAGTCGTCCACGTCGCGTGCCACCGCGGCGGCAGCCAACTCCGGGTCGTACGGCGCCTTGTCCGGTCCGGCGACGGTCTTGCCGGTGACCCGGGCCGGTTTGAGACCCGTCGCGTGGTCATAGTGATGAAAGTCACGGTAGGCGCCGTGGCCCGGGTAGCCGGATTTCGGCGACCACACCCGGTAACTCACCTGCAGATCACGACCGAAGGCGACCACGTCGGAATCGTGCACCGGTCGGCCGAGCGTCGTGTCGCCGCGCAGCGCCGGTCCGTCAACCATGAAATGCGTCACGCCCGCGGCGGCGTAGCCGATCTCCATGCCGGGTGTGTAGCCGCACTCCGGTGCCCAGATCCCGGTGGGTGTATGGCCCCAGCGATGCCGCGCGTCGGCCAGGCCCTCAGTGAGCTGGAAGTGCCGCAGCCGCGGATCCAGCAGCGGCTGGAACGGGTGCGCCAGGGGCCCGCCGAGCAGCTCGATGGTTTCCGCGTCGACGAGTTCGCGCCAGACCGGCGCCGCCCCGTGCCGCCAGCGTTGCTCGAACTCGGTCAGCGCCGCGGCGGCCGAGCGATGCTCGTGCCTGCCGAGTGCGACGTTGCCCGCCATGGCGGCCTCATCGGCGCGCAGCTGCCAGTTGCCCAGCCAGTGGTGCATGCCCGCCAGGCAGTGCGGGTCGTCCAGCTGGGCCGCGAGCACCGGTGTGATGCCGAGGCTGAGCAGATGCGAACGACCTTCGGACGCAAGGGTTCTCAGGACCTCGACGACCGGAAGATAGGACGCGGCCCAGGATTGGTAGAGCCATTCCTCGCCGACCGGCCAGCGGCCGTGATGGGCCAGCCAGGGGAGGTGCGAGTGCAGGACCAAGGTGAACTGGCCCGGCACCGGGCTTGCGGAGTGCCCGCCGGGCACGGCACTGCGATCGGTCAAGGCTTCACCGCGATGGCGACCAGATCCAAGCTCGCGTCGATGTCCGCCGCGACGAGCGCGAAGTCGTCGACCGTGACGCCCGCGACGTCCGCGGTCAGTTCGGCGGGCCAGGGCTCGCCGGCAAGTGCCCGTTCGATCTGCGCGTCGATGAACGACCCGCCGTGCTTGATGTCCAGCGCCTTCAGGCCGGGCCCGTGGTGCACGCCGATCATCCGCGTGACCTCGAAACCGGCCTCGGCCAGCAATTCGGTCAGCTCGGCCGCGTTCAGTTCCCTGGTGTGGAACGGGTTGAGCGGGGTGTCGCGGCCGGGGGAGAAGGTGATTCGGTTGGGAGTGCTGATCAGCAGCTCGCCGCCGGGGCGCAGCACGCGCAGGCACTCCCGCAGGAACTGGGCCTGGTCCCAAAGGTGCTCGATCACTTGGAAGTTCACCACGACGTCGACCGAGGCGTCCTCGAGAGGCAGCGCGGCGAGGTTGCCCTGGATCATCTCCACCCGCGGGTAGCGTGCGCGCACGTGTTCGACGGCGGTGGTGTCGTAGTCCACGCCGATCACCTTTGTGGCCACGTCGGCGATCATGTCGGCGCCATAGCCTTCCCCGGAACCGGCCTCCAGGACGGTCTTTCCAGCGCAGCGATCCAACAGGCGGGCATAGGCGATCTCGTGCCTGCGGAACCAGTAGTTCTCCTCGGCGATGCCCGGGACGGTGCGCTCGCCGGTCAGCGGCAGCGGTTCGACAGCGCCGCTCGTCTCGGGGCCCGCGGTAACGCCCACTGCGGCAGGGATCACAGCCTCGCTCATCACTCCGACGTTACTGGCAGGGTGGCGGCGCGGGACACTCGCACCTGGTCGGCCACTTCGCGCGGCTGCGCCGTGCGGAGACCTCTGATCCGGCGCACTTTATCCCTCGAGGCCGGGTTGTGAGAGAGAAGCCACTAAGTTACCCACGAGTAACTTAACGTAAGGTAATGTCACGGCCTGAGCCACTCACACGGACGTACGGCACCAGCTCGTGCGACCACCACAAACGTGTAACCAGAACAGGAGGTCGACGAAGACCGATGCCGAACATCGTCGTACTCATCAAGCAGGTTCCCGACACCTGGTCCGAGCGCAAGCTGACCGACGGTGACTTCACCCTCGATCGCGAGGCCGCCGACGCCGTTCTCGACGAGATCAACGAGCGCGCCGTCGAAGAGGCGCTGCTGATCAAGGAGGCCCAGGGCGGCGAGGTCACCGTGCTGGCCGCCGGTCCGGACCGTGCCACCGAGGCCATCCGCAAGGCGCTGTCCATGGGCGCCGACAAGGCGATCCACGTCAACGACCCAGCCATCCACGGTTCCGACGCCGTGCAGACGGCGTGGGTGCTGGCGAGTGCGCTCGGCCAGGTCGAGGGTGTCGAGCTGGTCATCGCGGGCAACGAGGCGACCGACGGCCGCGCCGGTGCCGTCCCCGCGATCATCGCCGAGTACCTGGGCCTGCCGCAGCTGACGCACCTGCGCAAGCTGACCGTCGACGGTGACAAGATCACCGGCGAGCGCGAGACCGACGAGGGCGTGTTCAAGCTGGAGGCGACGCTTCCGGCCATCGTGAGCGTCAACGAGAAGATCAACGAGCCGCGCTTCCCGTCCTTCAAGGGCATCATGGCCGCGAAGAAGAAGGAAGTGCAGACCTTCACGCTGGCCGATCTCGGCGTCGACCCGTCGACCGTTGGTGTCGCGAACGCGGGCACCGCCGTCACCGCGGCCACCCCGAAGCCTGCGCGCACCGCGGGCGAGAAGATCGCCGACGAGGGCGACGGCGGCACCAAGATCGCCCAGTACCTGATCGGCCAGAAGGTCATCTGATCGCGGCAGCGCTCCTGCGGGACACCGCATCCGGCCGGGCGGAACGAGCCGCTTCGCGATTGTCGCTCGCCCCGCCCTCCAGGACTGAGACTTCTTAGGAGAGAACACAAATGGCAGAAGTACTTGTGCTCGTCGAGCACGCCGACGGTGCGATCAAGAAGGTCAGCACCGAACTGCTCACCGCGGCGCGCGTTCTCGGCGAGCCCGCGGCCGTCGTGCTCGGCACGGCGGGCACCGGCGAGAAGCTGGCCGACGCGCTGGCCGCCGCGGGCGCGGAGAAGATCTACATCGCCGAGTCCGACGATGTGGACAACTACCTGGTGACCCCGAAGGTGGACGTGCTGGCCGGCCTGACCGAGTCGGCCTCCCCGGCCGCGGTCCTCGTCGCCGCCGGCGCCGAGGGCAAGGAGGTGTCGGGCCGCCTGGCCGCCCGCATCGGCTCCGGCCTGCTGGTCGACGTCATCGAGGTGAAGGCGGACGGCAGCGCGGTGCACTCCATCTTCGGTGGCGCGTTCACCGTCGACGCCAAGGCCACCGGCGATGTGCCGGTGATCTCGGTCCGTCCGGGCGCCGTCGAGGCGTCGGCGCAGGCCGGCGCGGGCGAGAAGGTCACCGTCGAGGTGCCTGCGCAGGAAGAGGGCGTGGTCAAGGTGACCTCGCGTGAGCCGATCGTTGCCGGTGACCGTCCGGAACTCACCGAGGCGAGCATCGTGGTCTCCGGTGGCCGCGGTGTCGGCTCCGCCGACAACTTCGCGGTGGTCGAGGCGCTGGCCGACTCGCTCGGCGCGGCCGTCGGCGCTTCCCGCGCCGCCGTCGACTCCGGCTACTACCCGGGCCAGTTCCAGGTCGGCCAGACCGGTAAGACCGTCTCGCCGCAGCTGTACATCGCCCTCGGCATCTCCGGCGCCATCCAGCACCGCGCGGGCATGCAGACCTCGAAGACCATCGTCGCGGTCAACAAGGACGAAGAGGCGCCGATCTTCGAGATCGCCGACTACGGCATCGTGGGCGACCTGTTCAACGTCGCGCCGCAGCTGACCGAAGCGGTCAAGACGCACAAGGGCTGAGGTTCCTCGGCCGAACAAAGATGGTGGCCCTGACCAGAAAACGGTCAGGGCCACCTTTTCGTCAGCAGCGTGATCGCCCGGCATGGCGTCTCAACCGGCTGCCGTTGTGACCTGTGCGAATGGAATTCGGACGCAGGCGAATTCGAGTCGAGGGCCAGGCCTCCGACGTACACTCCCCGTGTGAGCCTCCCCACAGAACTGATCGGTAGCATTCCTCGTCCCCACGACGTCCTGGCCGCCATGGCCGATGATTCCGGCGACGCCACCGCGCTCGCCGAGCTTCAGCAGCGCGCGGTCGCCGAGACCATCCGCCACCTGGAGGAACTCGGCTCTCCCGTCGTCACCGACGGTGAGCAAACCAAGCCGAGCTTTGCCACCTATCCGATCGCCGGGCTGGACAACCTGGCTCCGGACGGTGCGATCATCCCGTTCGCCGACGGGCACCAGCGGCAGCTGCCCCGGCTGACCGCGGGACCGTTTCGCTACGCCGCACATGCGGCGGACTACTTCCGCGCGGCTCGGCAGCACGCCACCGTGCCGGTCAAGCAGGCGGTCATCGCGCCGTCGGCGCTGAGCCTGCTGTATCCGGCGGACGGCATCGACGGGTATCCGCGCGAGCAGTTCCTCGCCGACTTGGCTGACGCGGCCGAGGCCGATATCCGCGCCTGTCTGGAGGCGGGTGCGCACTTGGTGCAGCTCGACTTCACCGAGGGGCGGCTGTCGCTCAAGCTGGATCCCAGCGGCGGCGTGCTCGACCAGTTCATCGAACTCAACAACCTTGTGCTCGATCGCTTCTCGGACCAGGAGCGCGCCAGGATCGGCGTGCACACCTGCCCGGGCGGCGATCAGGACTCCACACACAGCCTGGACGTGGACTACACCGCGCTGCTGCCCAAGCTGCTGCAATTGCGAGTGGGCGCGTTCTACCTCCAGTTCGCCAGCGAATCGGAGCCGGAGAAGGTGCTCGCCGTGGTCGCCGAGCACTTGCCCGCCCATGCGCGTGTGTTCATCGGCGTCACCGACCCGATCGATCCGGTTGTCGAGACGCCGGAGCAGGTGCGTGACCGGGTACTGCTCGCCGCCCGCTACCTGCCCGTGGAGCGTTTGGGCACCTGCGACGACTGCGGTTTCGCGCCGTTCGCCGACGACCGATCCACCTCGCGGGAAACCGCGTTCGCCAAGATCCGGGCGCGCATCGAGGGGACCGCTTTGGCCGCAACGGAATTGGGTGTCTGACCCCCAACTCGACGCGATCAGCCCGAACGGCCCTGGGCATGCTCGGGTTCCAGGGGGCGTCGCAACACCGCTGCTGGTTGGTGGACAAGAGCTAGCGAAGCGCTCGGCTCGGGTATCCCAGCCGAGCGCTTCGTGTGGGCGGCCTCGGCTCGAAATCACAGCCGATTCCTTGCGATCCACTACGCTCCTGCCGCGCGCAAGGGAAGCCGGTCGGTCCCGCTGCGACCGACCGGATCAGCACCGGTGTAGCGCGGACAGCAGGGTGGTCAGGATCGGTGAGCGCTTGGCTTCGGCGCGTAGCACCGCCGAGACCGGGATGCGCAGTTTGTGCTCCGCGAGCGGCAGCACCACCAGCCCCTCGGTGGTGCTCTCGGCGTAGAGCACTGTCCACGCGTCCGGCCGGTTGATCAGCTCCATCGTCGCGGTGTGGTCCGGCGGGATGGGCGGCCCGAAGGTCGGGCCGGTGGGCAGTTCGGCGAACGCGCTGCGAATCACGGTGTGCAGCAATACTTGTTCCTGTTCCGGTGGCAGCAGCAGCGGATACGAACTCAGGTCGGACAAGGTCACCACGTCCCTGGTCGCCAGGGGATGCGCGCTGGAGGTGGCGATCACAAGGTCCTCGACCCAGAGCTGCTCCACCATGAGGCCGGGTTGGTCGACGCTCCCGCGGATCAGCGCGAGATCGCAGTCCCCGTCCGTGACGGCGGCGATGCGCTGGCGGAATGGTTTGATCACGAACTCGATCTCGGCTTCCGGGTGCGCGGCGCGCGCGCCCGCGATCGCCGAGAGCGAACGGGTGGCGAAAGTCATGTTCGCGGCCAGCCGGATGCGCGGCCCCACCGTGCGCACCGCGGCGCGGATCGCCGACTCCAGGCTCAGCATTTGTTTCGCGAGGGGAAGTAGCCGAGCGGTGGCATCGGTTTGTACGACCGAGCGGGTCGAGCGCTCGAACAGTTGTACGCCGAGGTCGCGCTCGAGCCGGGAGATCTGATGGCTGATCGCCGACTGTGAGATGAAGCAGCGCGCGGCGGCGCCGCTGAAGCTGAGCTCCTCGCACACCGCGACGAAGTAGGTGAGCTGCCGAAGTTCCACAGCGCCTCCCATTAATTACGGATCGAGATAAGAGTCATCTTAACTATGCGCTCTGACACCTGAAATATCCGCCCCCCGGATCGCGGTTCGTAATGAGAGAAGGAGGCTGTCATGCAGTACGTGGAAGCGGGAATCGAAACCGCGGGTGTCGTCATTGTCGGATCGGGGTTCGGCGGGCTCGCCGCCGCCAAGCAGCTGGCCAAGTCGGGGGTGGACTTCGTGCTGATCTCCAGCACGCCCGAGCACTTGTTCCAACCGCTGTTGTACCAGGTAGCGACCGGTGTGCTCGCATCGGAGGAGATTGCGCCGCCGATCGCGGGCGTCCTGCGCCGACACCGCGAGGCGGATGTGCGCCTCGGCACGGTGGTCGCCATTGATCCCGACCAGGCCATCGTCACCTACGAGAACGAGGGCGTGCGGCACCGGATCCGCTATGGCTCGTTGATCGCGGCCACCGGTGCGAGCCAGTCCTACTTCGGCCGAGACGATTTCGCCGAGAAGACCTTCTCGCTCAAGACCATCTACGACGCGCGGCGGCTGCGTGCGCAGATCGAACGCGTCTTCGCCGAAGCCACGAACGCCGACGAACCGACCAGGCGCAGGCTGCTGAGCTTCGTCGTGGTCGGTGCGGGCGCGACCGGCGTCGAGGTCGCCGGCCAGCTGAAGGAGCTG carries:
- a CDS encoding glycoside hydrolase family 57 protein; the protein is MTDRSAVPGGHSASPVPGQFTLVLHSHLPWLAHHGRWPVGEEWLYQSWAASYLPVVEVLRTLASEGRSHLLSLGITPVLAAQLDDPHCLAGMHHWLGNWQLRADEAAMAGNVALGRHEHRSAAAALTEFEQRWRHGAAPVWRELVDAETIELLGGPLAHPFQPLLDPRLRHFQLTEGLADARHRWGHTPTGIWAPECGYTPGMEIGYAAAGVTHFMVDGPALRGDTTLGRPVHDSDVVAFGRDLQVSYRVWSPKSGYPGHGAYRDFHHYDHATGLKPARVTGKTVAGPDKAPYDPELAAAAVARDVDDFVRTVRERLVAESARIGRPALVVAAFDTELFGHWWHEGPQWLAQVLRALPEAGVTVGTLADARERGYLGEPVPLADSSWGSGKDWRVWAGEQVRDLVELNDDVVRLTLDTIDKMRAAQGGAPGLRDQVADQLLREAILTVSSDWAFMVSKDSAAGYARDRAHRHAHAVREIAAAVGAGQVAKARQLAAGWGAADGLFPGVDARRLTSAGSVPSATGAASATAPGSGPVTTDQSTDPADPGSAAEGHA
- a CDS encoding class I SAM-dependent methyltransferase, with translation MSEAVIPAAVGVTAGPETSGAVEPLPLTGERTVPGIAEENYWFRRHEIAYARLLDRCAGKTVLEAGSGEGYGADMIADVATKVIGVDYDTTAVEHVRARYPRVEMIQGNLAALPLEDASVDVVVNFQVIEHLWDQAQFLRECLRVLRPGGELLISTPNRITFSPGRDTPLNPFHTRELNAAELTELLAEAGFEVTRMIGVHHGPGLKALDIKHGGSFIDAQIERALAGEPWPAELTADVAGVTVDDFALVAADIDASLDLVAIAVKP
- a CDS encoding electron transfer flavoprotein subunit beta/FixA family protein, which produces MPNIVVLIKQVPDTWSERKLTDGDFTLDREAADAVLDEINERAVEEALLIKEAQGGEVTVLAAGPDRATEAIRKALSMGADKAIHVNDPAIHGSDAVQTAWVLASALGQVEGVELVIAGNEATDGRAGAVPAIIAEYLGLPQLTHLRKLTVDGDKITGERETDEGVFKLEATLPAIVSVNEKINEPRFPSFKGIMAAKKKEVQTFTLADLGVDPSTVGVANAGTAVTAATPKPARTAGEKIADEGDGGTKIAQYLIGQKVI
- a CDS encoding electron transfer flavoprotein subunit alpha/FixB family protein, with the translated sequence MAEVLVLVEHADGAIKKVSTELLTAARVLGEPAAVVLGTAGTGEKLADALAAAGAEKIYIAESDDVDNYLVTPKVDVLAGLTESASPAAVLVAAGAEGKEVSGRLAARIGSGLLVDVIEVKADGSAVHSIFGGAFTVDAKATGDVPVISVRPGAVEASAQAGAGEKVTVEVPAQEEGVVKVTSREPIVAGDRPELTEASIVVSGGRGVGSADNFAVVEALADSLGAAVGASRAAVDSGYYPGQFQVGQTGKTVSPQLYIALGISGAIQHRAGMQTSKTIVAVNKDEEAPIFEIADYGIVGDLFNVAPQLTEAVKTHKG
- a CDS encoding cobalamin-independent methionine synthase II family protein, giving the protein MSLPTELIGSIPRPHDVLAAMADDSGDATALAELQQRAVAETIRHLEELGSPVVTDGEQTKPSFATYPIAGLDNLAPDGAIIPFADGHQRQLPRLTAGPFRYAAHAADYFRAARQHATVPVKQAVIAPSALSLLYPADGIDGYPREQFLADLADAAEADIRACLEAGAHLVQLDFTEGRLSLKLDPSGGVLDQFIELNNLVLDRFSDQERARIGVHTCPGGDQDSTHSLDVDYTALLPKLLQLRVGAFYLQFASESEPEKVLAVVAEHLPAHARVFIGVTDPIDPVVETPEQVRDRVLLAARYLPVERLGTCDDCGFAPFADDRSTSRETAFAKIRARIEGTALAATELGV
- a CDS encoding LysR family transcriptional regulator, whose protein sequence is MELRQLTYFVAVCEELSFSGAAARCFISQSAISHQISRLERDLGVQLFERSTRSVVQTDATARLLPLAKQMLSLESAIRAAVRTVGPRIRLAANMTFATRSLSAIAGARAAHPEAEIEFVIKPFRQRIAAVTDGDCDLALIRGSVDQPGLMVEQLWVEDLVIATSSAHPLATRDVVTLSDLSSYPLLLPPEQEQVLLHTVIRSAFAELPTGPTFGPPIPPDHTATMELINRPDAWTVLYAESTTEGLVVLPLAEHKLRIPVSAVLRAEAKRSPILTTLLSALHRC